The following proteins come from a genomic window of Miscanthus floridulus cultivar M001 chromosome 2, ASM1932011v1, whole genome shotgun sequence:
- the LOC136539880 gene encoding uncharacterized protein isoform X2 yields the protein MSGHTQPEGPHQLDSKRAVNSCRKNVPGTSFVSDLRDHIHEFINASADEHRTCFTKTIKRMFEMSKIVTERSSEAEEAGSESVLPLQTTVSR from the coding sequence ATGTCTGGTCATACCCAACCTGAAGGACCACACCAACTTGATTCAAAACGTGCTGTGAATTCATGCCGAAAGAATGTACCTGGTACATCGTTCGTCTCAGATTTGAGAGATCACATCCACGAGTTCATCAACGCTTCTGCAGATGAACACCGGACATGCTTCACAAAGACTATCAAGAGGATGTTCGAGATGTCAAAGATTGTCACTGAGAGATCCTCTGAAGCTGAGGAAGCTGGATCTGAAAGTGTCTTGCCACTTCAGACCACAGTGTCGCGGTAG
- the LOC136539880 gene encoding uncharacterized protein isoform X1 → MVWLVSGSERRPKQTISSWSQLVQLMFFVTMSGHTQPEGPHQLDSKRAVNSCRKNVPGTSFVSDLRDHIHEFINASADEHRTCFTKTIKRMFEMSKIVTERSSEAEEAGSESVLPLQTTVSR, encoded by the exons ATGGTGTGGTTAGTATCTGGCTCAGAAAGACGTCCAAAACAGACTATCTCATCCTGGAGTCAATTGGTTCAATTAATG TTTTTCGTGACAATGTCTGGTCATACCCAACCTGAAGGACCACACCAACTTGATTCAAAACGTGCTGTGAATTCATGCCGAAAGAATGTACCTGGTACATCGTTCGTCTCAGATTTGAGAGATCACATCCACGAGTTCATCAACGCTTCTGCAGATGAACACCGGACATGCTTCACAAAGACTATCAAGAGGATGTTCGAGATGTCAAAGATTGTCACTGAGAGATCCTCTGAAGCTGAGGAAGCTGGATCTGAAAGTGTCTTGCCACTTCAGACCACAGTGTCGCGGTAG